One Cucurbita pepo subsp. pepo cultivar mu-cu-16 chromosome LG09, ASM280686v2, whole genome shotgun sequence DNA window includes the following coding sequences:
- the LOC111801380 gene encoding nifU-like protein 2, chloroplastic: MHAVVFNSSPCARAPQTLGIPCLRSFKISTLLFAHCSPLWRRSSLSRRNRLLFNSRSQVIRAVATPDSALELPLTAENVESVLDEVRPYLIADGGNVALHEIDGNVVRLKLQGACGSCPSSVMTMKMGIERRLMEKIPEIVAVEPVADEETGLELNEENIEKVLEELRPYLVGAAGGSLELVGIEEPIVKVRITGPAAGVMTVRVAVTQKLREKIPVIAAVQLLS; this comes from the exons ATGCATGCCGTGGTTTTCAATTCCTCCCCTTGCGCCAGAGCTCCGCAAACCCTTGGAATTCCTTGTTTACGTAGCTTCAAG ATTTCGACCTTATTATTTGCCCACTGCAGTCCTCTTTGGAGGAGATCGTCTCTTTCCCGTCGTAATCGATTGCTGTTTAACTCACGTAGCCAAG tTATTAGAGCTGTTGCAACTCCCGATTCGGCACTGGAATTGCCACTGACTGCAGAAAATGTTGAAAGTGTGTTGGACGAGGTTCGGCCGTATCTTATTGCAGATGGTGGAAATGTAGCATTACATGAAATAGATGGAAATGTTGTACGGTTGAAGCTACAAGGAGCATGCGGCTCATGTCCGAGTTCTGTTATGACCATGAAGATGGGAATTGAACGGCGTTTGATGGAGAAGATCCCTGAAATAGTTGCAGTGGAACCAGTAGCGGATGAAGAAACTGGATTGGAGCTCAACGAGGAAAATATAGAGAAG GTACTCGAAGAGCTAAGACCTTACCTTGTTGGGGCGGCGGGAGGATCCCTTGAACTTGTGGGTATCGAGGAGCCAATAGTTAAGGTTAGGATCACAGGGCCGGCCGCTGGGGTCATGACAGTTCGTGTGGCTGTTACACAGAAATTAAGAGAGAAGATACCAGTGATTGCGGCAGTTCAACTTTTGTCATAA
- the LOC111801401 gene encoding bromodomain-containing protein C631.02, producing MKRKRGNKKSKRKRGTEVAGKEASSLVPEENSGAEEFDNDNNDNNDSAIEVDTPSSTGTDHLNLANVNPEVSIDKAAGKSSLGRVKVKLRTSKFIDAQLNSSDALTQSDTDKSSPQMGVEKQSVVSEKIEDSANSLPEKETGVSGTASKKPGSIKIKSTKSLGASNNPTTTAVKPQGGGNRIPQQDSRPNKNELNSALTVIKKVMKMDAAEPFNVPVNPVALGIPDYFDVIDTPMDFGTICGNLENGVKYMNSEDVFKDVRYIWENCYKYNNKGDYILDLMRRVKKNFSKYWTAAGLYNGQVSATNGGDVTQENGGASSQGKPLKSQSKQKTKKRHGRRHKSDCLCAICVLKRRRKEREEIARVAKDQSGAGNNLAQEFKIEESLRGESPGSGDSSSNADDSDNELDVDEDIGEEVKMDVSKRQFSTPEEKQDEGEEEKDEEGNEMERKTGAESKGTEQPERSREDHSRPSMEHSADLKMEDVVAHEGEEQDIHNLEHKEVEEKRKKKLKAWEELSSKNPKLLELCGLVFPANPRSVWRGPHSLLPQHQTSRTTSIHLAIHKFMK from the exons ATGAAGCGTAAACGAGGGAACAAGAAAAGCAAGCGAAAAAGGGGCACTGAAGTAGCTGGAAAGGAAGCGAGTTCTTTAGTTCCAGAAGAAAATTCTGGTGCGGAGGAGTTTGATAATGACAATAATGACAATAATGACTCTGCGATTGAAGTTGATACGCCTTCGTCAACGGGAACTGATCATCTCAATCTTGCAAATGTTAATCCAGAGGTTTCGATCGACAAGGCTGCTGGGAAATCGTCGCTTGGGCGTGTTAAAGTGAAGCTCAGGACCTCAAAATTTATCGACGCGCAGCTTAATTCTTCCGATGCGCTCACTCAAAGTGATACTGATAAGAGCAGTCCTCAAATGGGCGTAGAGAAACAAAGCGTTGTTTcggagaaaattgaagatagTGCCAATTCATTGCCCGAGAAGGAAACTGGTGTTTCTGGGACTGCATCGAAAAAGCCTGGGAGTATAAAGATCAAGTCAACCAAAAGCCTTGGAGCAAGTAATAACCCGACAACTACTGCAGTGAAGCCACAGGGTGGGGGTAATCGGATACCTCAACAGGATTCTCGTCCTAATAAGAACGAGTTGAATTCTGCTCTTACG GTCATAAAGAAAGTAATGAAAATGGATGCAGCAGAGCCGTTTAATGTCCCTGTGAATCCTGTTGCTTTGGGGATACCT GATTATTTTGATGTGATAGATACACCGATGGATTTTGGGACGATATGCGGCAATCTTGAAAACGGTGTTAAATATATGAATTCGGAGGATGTTTTCAAGGACGTGCGGTATATCTGGGAGAACTGCTACAAGTATAATAATAAAGGGGACTACATTTTGGATCTTATGAGGAGGGTGAAgaaaaacttttcaaaatattgGACTGCTGCTGGATTGTACAATGGGCAAGTTTCAGCAACCAATG GTGGTGATGTAACCCAAGAGAATGGTGGAGCATCCAGTCAGGGGAAACCTCTGAAAAGTCAGTCAAAACAGAAAACGAAGAAGCGTCATGG AAGACGCCATAAATCTGATTGTTTATGTGcaatatgcgttttaaagcgcCGTAGGAAGGAGCGTGAAGAGATTGCTAGAGTTGCTAAAGATCAAAGTGGAGCTGGCAATAACCTAGCGCAAGAGTTTAAGATTGAG GAATCTTTGCGTGGGGAAAGTCCTGGCAGCGGGGATTCATCATCGAATGCAGATGATTCAGACAATGAATTAGATGTTGATGAAGACATAGGAGAAGAGGTGAAAATGGATGTTTCAAAGCGACAGTTTAGCACCCCAGAGGAGAAGCAAGATGAAGGTGAGGAggaaaaagatgaagaaggaaACGAAATGGAGAGGAAGACGGGTGCTGAATCCAAAGGAACTGAGCAGCCTGAAAGGTCGAGGGAGGATCACAGTAGACCGTCGATGGAGCATTCAGCTGACCTGAAAATGGAGGATGTAGTGGCGCATGAGGGAGAAGAGCAAGATATTCATAACTTGGAACATAAG GAAGTAGAAGAAAAACGGAAGAAGAAACTGAAGGCATGGGAGGAGTTGAGCAGTAAAAATCCAAAGCTTTTAGAGTTGTGTGGCTTAGTTTTCCCTGCCAATCCAAGATCCGTGTGGAGAGGACCTCATTCATTGCTTCCGCAGCACCAAACTTCTCGCACTACTTCCATTCACTTGGCCATACACAAGTTCATGAAGTAA
- the LOC111802326 gene encoding embryogenesis-associated protein EMB8-like, whose product MDSSGSDTSNAVSPYQILFTSLSLIPLSHLLSALFILFFIFLYNFFEIHFLHDFFHAFTGDRVSIVASDAEFYESVVSKCRILHGRFSSTPWLCSPHLQTIFLSIVGKCPPVSYKRQLFRVPDGGTIALDWLRGSDVKCDGYDVNVSTSDNEKIPTVIVIPGLTSDSTAAYIKHLAFRIAKRGWNVVVSNHRGLGGISLTSERVYNAAWTEDIRRVVGHIHSQHPEVPLFVVGTSIGANVLVKYLGEDGANVPISGAAAICSPWXHLICDRFINRRLVQGFYNKALADGLQGFALLHQSNLSRLTEWESIKKSRSVRDFDNYATRILANFETVDAYYRHASSSTYVGNVAVPLLCISALDDPLCTKEAIPWDECRANRNVVLATTPHGGHLAFYEGITASSMWWARAVDEFLGVLHSSPYISVIKQMQKTRAPTPSFSIDQGPYVSVLEDGMVTAVGDEPTDDTVQDMPNQETANVSTDDGVILDKEEADHDRKNDQLEIYEEKNTTPATTPVRKCTDCLARWSGRSVWLLAYIAVLTTWPMVRPALSLLFKKRDKNPATGGSRKR is encoded by the exons ATGGATTCCTCCGGCTCCGACACCTCCAATGCCGTTTCTCCCTATCAAATTCTCTTCACATCGCTTTctctcattcccctctctcaCCTTCTCTCTGCGctcttcatcctcttcttcatcttcctctaCAACTTCTTCGagattcattttcttcacgATTTCTTCCATGCCTTCACCGGCGACCGCGTTTCCATCGTTGCATCCGACGCCGAATTCTACGAGTCCGTTGTTTCCAAGTGCCGGATTCTTCATGGCag GTTCTCCTCCACTCCATGGCTTTGCAGTCCTCATCTCCAGACTATTTTCCTCAGTATTGTTGGCAAGTGTCCTCCTGTCTCCTATAAAAG ACAGTTATTCCGGGTACCTGATGGTGGAACAATTGCTTTGGATTGGCTAAGGGGCTCTGATG TTAAATGTGATGGCTATGACGTGAATGTGAGCACTTCTGACAATGAGAAAATACCAACTGTTATAGTCATTCCTGGATTAACCAGTGACTCTACAGCAGCT TACATTAAGCATTTGGCATTCAGGATTGCAAAACGTGGATGGAATGTTGTCGTGAGCAACCATCGTGGTCTTGGTGGCATATCACTAACT TCTGAACGTGTCTATAATGCTGCGT GGACAGAGGATATAAGGAGAGTGGTTGGCCATATTCATAGTCAACATCCAGAAGTCCCTCTGTTTGTTGTTGGAACTAGTATTGGCGCAAACGTTCTG GTAAAATACCTTGGAGAGGACGGTGCTAATGTCCCCATTTCCGGTGCTGCTGCTATTTGCTCGCCTTGGGNgcattt GATTTGTGACAGGTTCATTAATCGCAGGCTTGTTCAGGGTTTTTATAATAAAGCTTTGGCTGACGGCTTACAAGGTTTTGCACTATT GCATCAATCCAACTTGTCTCGACTTACAGAGTGGGAATCCATTAAGAAG TCACGTTCTGTTCGTGATTTTGATAACTATGCCACACGTATCCTTGCAAATTTTGAG ACCGTGGATGCATATTACAGGCACGCCTCTAGTTCTACATATGTGGGAAATGTGGCAGTGCCACTTCTATGTATCAGTGCTTTGGATGATCCATTGTGCACAAAAGAAGCCATTCCATGGGACGAGTGTAG gGCAAATAGGAACGTTGTTCTAGCAACGACTCCGCATGGAGGACACCTAGCTTTCTATGAAGGGATAACTGCCAGCAGCATGTG GTGGGCGAGAGCTGTTGATGAATTCCTTGGCGTCCTGCATTCCAGCCCGTACATTAGCGTAATAAAGCAG ATGCAAAAAACAAGAGCACCGACGCCGAGCTTTTCCATTGATCAGGGTCCTTACGTGAGTGTTTTGGAAGATGGAATGGTGACTGCTGTAGGCGACGAACCAACAGACGATACTGTGCAAGACATGCCGAACCAGGAAACGGCGAATGTTAGTACCGATGACGGAGTCATTTTGGACAAAGAAGAGGCTGACCATGATAGGAAGAATGACCAACTAGAGATATATGAAGAGAAGAATACAACACCGGCCACAACTCCTGTAAGGAAATGTACAGATTGTCTTGCACGGTGGAGTGGTAGATCGGTTTGGCTGCTCGCTTACATCGCCGTCCTCACGACATGGCCAATGGTGCGCCCAGCGCTCTCGTTACTCTTtaagaaaagagataaaaatCCAGCAACTGGAGGATCAcgtaaaagataa